The Punica granatum isolate Tunisia-2019 chromosome 4, ASM765513v2, whole genome shotgun sequence genome has a window encoding:
- the LOC116204383 gene encoding uncharacterized protein LOC116204383, whose translation MERQIQRFLNKLSFASITIATFTLLFLLLRTPQTCLPPASSSGHLRFPKSTCDSSARHYFPLEKKNQRLWSTRTFQSQVSSYSAFFRSLQSLGLLRNHSRVLCVSAGAGHEVMALTEIGVSDVTGVELVDSPPLVSRADPHNLPFFDDAFDLSFSAHLAEALFPGLFAAEMERTVRRGGACVVAVEECGDEEVKDIVMLFKNSKLLSVQNVTLIGLRMTRIVMKVKSAS comes from the coding sequence ATGGAGAGACAGATACAGAGATTCCTTAACAAGCTGTCGTTCGCCTCAATCACCATAGCCACGTTCACCCTccttttcctcctcctccggaCCCCTCAGACCTGCCTCCCCCCGGCATCCTCCTCCGGCCACCTCCGCTTCCCCAAATCCACCTGCGACTCCTCCGCCCGCCACTACTTCCCGCTTGAGAAAAAGAACCAACGCCTCTGGTCCACCCGCACTTTCCAGTCCCAGGTCTCCTCCTACTCCGCCTTCTTCCGCTCCCTTCAGTCCCTCGGCCTCCTCCGCAACCACTCCAGGGTCCTCTGTGTCTCCGCCGGCGCGGGCCACGAGGTCATGGCCCTGACCGAGATCGGCGTCTCCGACGTTACTGGGGTCGAGCTCGTTGACTCCCCGCCGCTCGTGAGCCGGGCGGATCCGCACAACCTCCCGTTTTTCGACGACGCCTTCGATTTGTCCTTCAGCGCCCACCTCGCCGAGGCCCTGTTCCCAGGACTGTTCGCTGCCGAGATGGAGCGGACCGTGCGGCGGGGCGGGGCGTGCGTGGTGGCCGTGGAGGAGTGTGGGGATGAGGAAGTTAAAGACATCGTGATGCTGTTTAAGAATTCTAAGTTGTTAAGTGTTCAGAATGTTACATTGATCGGTTTGAGAATGACAAGGATTGTTATGAAAGTAAAGTCTGCTTCTTGA
- the LOC116202258 gene encoding fasciclin-like arabinogalactan protein 21, whose protein sequence is MDSTASTTKWWRWPIYVAAAIVLALIAISSALSTAKDGSSPSDLGPNLSLNASKVLRQAGFSGMATLLSISPEYYSSASLNITIFALTDSALANVSRSPWVMKDFLRYHALPLRLSMVDLAKEPGGTCLPTLSPGKNLLIKRSEAKGNQVVINDVPVKNPDLFLEEKVVIHGIHEPFAFLGIQGMGRDWVLMPLPLCNPNLKVVSDVSESKQQRQEKEEEAERVGWALAIRFLKSYGFIPFAVQLKSVVDLDRTLEYGKDLTSFTIFAPQDFQYMPSETPMLDNIVRAHILPGKYDYLQLLALSDRASLKTLVPGLNLEVDVIKIGNAIAGVAVNGMEITDPEAFMSEKFIIHGIPQAFHVKEFLNTST, encoded by the coding sequence ATGGACTCAACGGCTTCCACCACAAAGTGGTGGCGCTGGCCCATCTACGTCGCTGCCGCCATTGTCCTGGCCCTCATCGCTATCTCATCAGCCCTCTCGACTGCGAAGGACGGGAGCTCACCATCCGACCTTGGACCAAACCTCTCCCTAAATGCCTCCAAGGTCCTCAGGCAGGCTGGGTTCAGTGGGATGGCCACCCTCCTCTCGATCTCACCCGAGTATTACTCCTCCGCTTCCCTGAACATTACGATCTTCGCACTAACGGACTCGGCCTTAGCGAACGTCTCCCGCTCTCCCTGGGTCATGAAAGATTTTCTCCGTTACCACGCGTTGCCTCTTCGGCTCTCGATGGTTGATCTTGCGAAGGAGCCTGGGGGAACTTGCCTGCCTACTCTGTCTCCTGGAAAGAACCTTTTGATCAAGAGGAGTGAAGCGAAAGGGAATCAAGTTGTAATAAACGATGTTCCAGTGAAAAATCCCGATTTGTTTCTCGAGGAGAAAGTGGTGATCCATGGGATTCATGAGCCGTTCGCCTTTCTTGGTATCCAAGGAATGGGCCGGGACTGGGTTTTGATGCCATTGCCATTATGCAATCCAAACCTCAAGGTTGTCTCTGATGTTAGTGAATCGAAGCAACAAAggcaagaaaaagaagaagaagcagagagGGTCGGATGGGCCCTAGCAATTCGATTCCTGAAGTCATACGGATTCATCCCATTTGCAGTTCAGCTGAAGTCCGTCGTCGATCTTGACAGGACTCTTGAATACGGCAAGGACTTGACCTCCTTTACAATCTTCGCACCGCAGGATTTCCAATACATGCCATCAGAAACTCCAATGCTCGATAATATTGTGAGAGCCCACATCTTGCCTGGGAAATATGATTACTTGCAACTTCTTGCATTATCCGATAGAGCATCATTGAAAACTCTTGTTCCTGGGCTAAATCTAGAGGTTGACGTGATAAAGATTGGCAATGCCATTGCCGGAGTTGCTGTTAACGGAATGGAGATCACAGATCCAGAAGCTTTCATGTCCGAGAAGTTCATAATTCATGGCATTCCCCAAGCATTCCATGTGAAAGAGTTTCTTAATACATCAACATGA